CGGCGGCAAGCCCACGAAGGAGGAACTCGATCGGGTTGCCCGCGTTTTTGCCATGATCACCAACATCGACGAGAACGTCGGCAAGCTGGTGGCGGGTCTCGACCGACTGGGCGTGGCGAAAGACACCATGGTCATCTTCCTGACGGACAACGGCCCGGCCAGCCGGCGGTATGTCGGTCCGTTTCGGGGTACCAAGGCAGATGTACATGATGGCGGTGTCCGCACGCTGCTGCTGGTCCGCTGGCCGGGGAGATTGAAGGCCGGTCACACCTCGGACCGCATTGCCGCTCACATCGACATCCTGCCAACGCTGCTGGAGGCCTGTGGCTTGCCGGTTCCGAATGGACTCAAGCTCGATGGTCGGAGTATCCTGCCGCTGCTGGAGGGCCGGCAGGTCGATTGGCCGGACCGCACGCTCTTCATCCAGACGCATCGGGGCGACGTGCCGATTCTTTATCATCACTTCATGGCCCGCAACCAGGATTGGAAGCTGGTCAATGCGTCGGGTTTTGCACACGAGGAATGGGCCGGCCCGCCGCAGTTCGAGTTGTATCGCATTGTGGAAGACCCCCGCGAGGAGAAGAATCTCGCCGCCGAACGTCCTGAGGTCGTCGAGCAGTTGAAGAAGGAGTACGAAGCCTGGTTCAGGGATGTCAGTTCGACGCGCCCGGACAATTACGCTCCGCCGCGGATCCATATCGGAACCACACATGAGAACCCGGTCACGCTGACGCGCCAGGACTGGCGGCGGGTTGACTCCGACAAGAGGGGCTACGGCGTCAGGGGTAAGTGGCTGCTGCACGTGGCGAAAGCGGGCTCATATCGAATGCTGATGCGTCTGCAACCGGAACCGGCGGCCGGACAGGTCAGACTGACGATCGGCGGGTACGAAAAGACGGCGCCCGTCACGGCCGATGCCAAGGAGATCGTCTTTGAGGGCGTGTCGCTGTCGGAAGGCGATGTAGAGCTCCGGGCAGACGTTACCCGCGGCGACAAGGCCGTTGGCCCTTGGCAGGTCGACGTGAGCTGGTAGCTTTCGGGTGCCCCATCTCGTCTTCGAGATGGGGGAGTGATGATCGAGCCCGCTCGCCCCGGAATCTCGCTCGCGCCGGAATCTCGCTCGGCCCGGAATCCTTTCCGGGCCGCATCTCGAGGCGGAATCCCTTCCGCATTCTCTCACGAANNNNNNNNNNNNNNNNNNNNNNNNNNNNNNNNNNNNNNNNNNNNNNNNNNNNNNNNNNNNNNNNNNNNNNNNNNNNNNNNNNNNNNNNNNNNNNNNNNNNTGACGATGGGGATCGTCAACGGAGGGGTCCCAGATAGGAATCTGGGACCAGCGAAATCTCGCTCGCGCCGGAATCTGGCTCGGCCCGGAATCCTTTCCGGGCCGTATCTCGGAGCGGAATCCCTTCCGCGTTCTCTCACGAATGACGATGGGGATCGTCAACGGAGGGGTCCCAGATAGGAATCTGGGACCAGCGAATGTGAGTCTGGGACCGGCGAATGGGAATCTGGCACCGGCGAATGGGAATCTGGCACCGGCGAATGGGAATCTAGCACCAGCGAATGGGAATCTGGCACCAGCGGGTGGGAATCTGGGAGCAGCAGGTGGGAATCTGGGACCAGCGGGGAGGTGTCCCATCTAAGGGCTATTCGTGCTTGCCGAGCGGCTCCAGGTTCGCTAAACTGTCTATATGCGGCCTGAAGACTTGCGAGATCTATTGCGGCGACAGCCGTTCGTGCCGGTCAGGATCCATCTTTCCGACGGCACAACGTATGAGGTGCGCCACCCGGAAATGGCCATCATCGGCCGGTCGACCGTGACCATCGGTGTCGAGGAACAAGAAGGCAGCGGAATCGCCGACCGCATGATGTATTGCTCGCTCCTGCATATCGTTCGGATTGAGGACGCGAATGGTCGAGATCTCTCTCGTAAGGGCGAAAACCCGCCCTGAGCCTTTCCTCAACTAATCTCAAGTCGTCGCCAGGCGTGATCGCAGAAACCGCCCGGTGTGCGAGCGTTCATCACGGGCGATTTCCTCCGGCCGTCCGGCGGCGACCACCTGTCCGCCGGCGTCGCCGCCCTCGGGGCCCAGGTCAATGATCCAGTCGGCGCACTTGATGACTTCGAGATTGTGTTCGATGACCACGAGGCTGTTGCCCTTGTCCACCAGCCGGTTCAGCACGCGTAGCAGGTTGTGCACGTCGGCGAAGTGCAGGCCGGTGGTCGGCTCGTCGAGCACGTACAGCGTATGATCGGTGGCCGGCTTGCCTAACTCGGCCGCGAGTTTGACGCGCTGGGCCTCGCCGCCCGACAGCGTGGTCGATGACTGCCCGAGCGTCATGTACGACAGCCCGACGTCATCCAAAGCCAACAGCAGATGTTTGATCCGCTCGAAATTCGCGAAAAACGGGATGCTCTCCTCAACCCGCATATCGAGCACGTCGGCGATCGATTTGCCTCGATACCGCACCTCGAGCGTTTCGCGGTTGTATCGCCGGCCCTTGCAGAGGTCGCAATCGACGAACACGTCGGGCAGGAAGTGCATCTCGATCCGCTTGGTGCCCTGGCCTTGGCAGGCCTCGCAGCGTCCGCCTTTCACGTTGAAGCTGAAGCGGCTGGGCCGGTACCCGCGAATCTTGGCCTCGCGCGTGCGGGCGAATAGGGCCCGGATCAGGTCAAACGCTCCGGTGTAGGTGCACGGGTTGCTCCGTGGCGTGCGGCCGATCGGCGACTGATCGATCTGAACCACCTTATCCACCCGCGAGGCCCCGATGATCTGCTCATGCTTGCCGGCCGGGGCCCTCGATTGACCGAGCAGCCGTCGCAGGCCTTTGAGGAACACCTCGTTGATCAGCGTGCTCTTGCCGCTGCCTGACACACCGGTGATGCACACGAAGCAGCCTACCGGAATGGTGACATCGATATGTTTGAGGTTGTTCTCGGCCGCGCCCTTGATTTGGATCGACTGTGCGAGCACGACCTTCCGGCGCTTCTCGGGCAGGGGGATGGTCACCTCGCCTCGCAGGTACTTGGCGGTTATCGACTCCGGGTGTCGCAGGACTTCGTTGATCGGCCCGGCGGCGACGACCTGGCCGCCATGCGAACCGGCACCGGGCCCCATGTCGATGAGGTAGTCGGCCGCCCGGATGGTCTCTTCGTCGTGCTCGACCACCAGGACGGTGTTTCCCGCGTCGGTCATGCGCCGCAGGGTGCCGATCAGCTTGCCATTGTCGCGGGGGTGCAGGCCGATGGTCGGCTCATCAAGCACGTAGCACACGCCGACCATGCCGCTGCCGACCTGGGTGGCCAGCCGAATCCGCTGGGCCTCGCCTCCCGATAGGGTCGAGCTGGCCCGGTCAAGCCCGAGGTACCCGACGCCGACGTCGATCATGAACCGCAGCCGCTGGATGACCTCGCGGAGAATCTGGGACGCGATGATTGTCCGCTCGCCGGTCAGCTTGAGCCCGCCGAAGAAGGCGTGGCTTTGCTCGATGGTCATCCGGGTGATGTCGTGCAGGTTCTTGCCTCCGACCTTGACCGCCAGGGCCTCGGGCCGGAGCCTGGCTCCACCGCAGGCTTCGCACGGCCGTTCGCTGAGAAACTCGTGCAGCCGCTGCTTGACGCTCTCGTTGTCCGTCGTTTCCCATCGGCGCTTGAGGTTGGGCAGCACGCCCTCGAACCTGGCACCATATTTCGCGGCCGTCTCCTTGTTGGTGCCGTACATGAGGATCCGACGAATCTCGGCCGGCAGGTTCTTATACGGTACATCCGGCGGCACCTTGAAGCTCTCGCAGAACTCGTTGAGCATTTTGCGATAGAAGATGTTGAGCTGTTTGCCGCTGTGTTGCCATGCGTCGATTGCCCCCTGGGCGAGGGACAGCGACGCATCGGCCACCACAAGGTCTTCGTCGAACTCAGGCACGTGCCCCAGGCCGTCGCACGTCGGGCAAGCCCCGTGCGGCGAGTTGAAGCTGAACAGGCCGGGCGAAAGATCGGGCACACTCGCCTGCGGGTGTTTGGGGCAGGCGAACCGCGAGCTGTACATCCGCTCCTGCCACGTGCCCTGTCCGCGGTCGAAAGCGATGATCACCGTTTCCCCGCCGAGGTTCAGCGCCAGTGACACGCTTTCGGCCAACCGGATGTTCGTCCCGGGCTTGACCGTCAGGCGATCGATGACCACCTCGATGGTGTGCTTGCGCGTCTTGGCGAGCGAGGGCGGCTCTTTCACGTCGTAGACCCGCCCGTCGACCCGAATGCGCACGAACCCTTCGCGGCGAATCTGCTGCAAGACCTCCTGGTGGGTTCCCCGCTGCCCGCGCACCACGGGGGCCAGCACCATGATCCGCGTGTTCGGGGGGAGGGCCATGACCGTGTCGACGATTTCCTGCGGCGAATAGCGGTCGATACGTTGTCCGCACACCCAGCAGTGCGGTTCGCCCACGCGGGCCATCAGGAGCCGCAGGTAGTCGTAAATCTCGGTTGTGGTCGCGACCGTCGAGCGCGGGTTCATTCCGCCGGTTCGCTGCTCGATGGCGATGGTGGGGGGCAGGCCTTCGATGTGATCGACGTCCGGTTTGGTCATCTGTTGAAGGAACTGCCTGGCGTAGGCCGAGAGCGTCTCGATGTACTTGCGCTGCCCCTCGGCGTGGATGGTATCGAAGGCCAGGGAGCTTTTGCCCGAGCCGCTCAGTCCGGTGATGACCACGAACCGATCGCGGGGTATGTTCAGCGAAATGTTGCGCAGGTTGTGCTGCCGGGCACCCTGGATTCGGATGAACCGGTCAGTGTTGCCGGCTATCAGTGTCATCTCGTTCGACACTCCATGTTGGGCAAACCCCAATGCCCAAGCTCCAATGGCCAATCAATGCCCAAGTCCGAATGACGAAATCCGAGCGTCCGCGCATTGACGAATGCCCAATTCCAGAGGCGAGGGAGCATCGCTCCTTGGGAATTGGTCATTGAGGTTTGGGGTTTGACTGGTCATTGGGATTTCGTCATTGGGGCTTTGTTATGCTGCTCATCCTGTTCTTCCTGAGGAAACAGACAATGCGCCAATCTGCCAGCCTATGCGATGGTCGGGGGAATGCAAGGAAGGAGAAAGCGAGCGGTCAGTTGTCAGCGATCAGTCTTCAGTCGGACAACTGACACCACCCCGAGTCCCCTCCTTTGTCAGCACGGCCGATTGCGAATAAGATCGGACAGAGGCCGACCGAGCCTGTCGACGTTCCGTAACCTTTTGTCAAGGCTGGAGATTGGCCTGACACGTGGGGTGCCGAATGATACACGGTAGAGAAGCCCAGTTGCATGCGGGTGAATGGTTGCCGCGTGTGCGCTTAAAGTCTGGCCTGACAAGACTTTATGTTCGCCTTCCGGCAGGGGAGTCGTTGGCTGAAGCAGCGGGGGTGAAGGGCGGGTTGGAACGGATGAAAGCCATGCGATTGAGAGCCGTTCGCGCCTTTTCGCTTGTCGAGATGATCGCGGTGATTTCGATCATCGCCGTGCTCCTGTCCTTGGCCGTGGTCGGCGTCATGGGCGTGCTGAACAGTTCCAAAGCCAAAGGCACGCTGGCGACGATGATCGCCCTCAAGCTGGCCATCGAGGAATTCGCAGACGACCGGTCGATGGCCAGCGGTCGCGGCGACCCGCGAAGCACCACCGGCCCGGACCCCAGGAAGGAGTGGAGGCTGCCTGCTCCCGACAACACCTTGGGCTACAAGGCCTACTTCGGTTCCCTGCCCCCGACGCCCATTGCGCAAATCGACCTTGACAACCCGACCGCACCGCTGCTGAACGAGGACATCCCCGACCAGGCACAGCAGGCTTCCAGGCAATTCAGCAACATGGTTCGCGCTTACCTGCAGGGGGCCAACGCCGGTCCCATTGGTCGAGAGGGTTTGCTCCCAAACGGTATCGATGTGAAATGGAGGAGCCCCAAGCAGGACCCCACCGGCGAGGACTACGCCAGCATCGAATGTCTGGTCTTGTTCCTGTCTCAGATGAGCACCCGATCCAGGGCCATGATGAACAAGCTGCCGGAAGCCTGCAAGAGCGATAATCTGGATCTCGATCGGGCGGTGCTGGCAGGTACGGGCAACTACGCTGCCTTATATGAGATTACGGACGCCTGGGACAAGCCGCTGCGGTGGGCGGTCAGGCGGCAGACAAGCGATCTGGTTCGATGGGAGCTTCGCTCGGCCGGCAAGGATGGGAAATTTGATGTGGGCGGCGCGTTCGCCCCGATCGGCCGGACCGACGACGTGGTATTGCAGGGGCCATGAACAACGGGGAGCAGAGAATGGCGAATGGAAAGCCCACGCAGGCAGCCGCACCAAAGCTGTTAGCTCTCGGCTATCGGCTATCGGTCGGAGCAAGCAGTCGTCGCAGCGTGGCTCTGAACCCTGGGCCCCGCTTAACACGGTCCGGGGACGCGAAGGCGGGATCCCTGAACCCTTTCCTCGCCTCGGCTTTTACTCTTACCGAACTCCTGGTCGTATTGGGCATTCTGGCGATTGTGGCGGCCTTGGCCGTGCCGGCCCTGGGTCCGATGTTTACCTCGAATCAGACCGCCTCGGCCATCAGCACTCTCAGCAGCATGCTGGTTAACGCCCAGACAATCGCTCGGGCGCAGGACACGGCGGTTGCCCTGCGGATCGAACGGGCATTCAAGACCAACGACAGTAAGCTCATGGTCAACATCCAAGGATTGACACCCTACGAGACGGGAATCAAGCGTGCCGACATGTTGAAGCGCTTCATCCCGCCGCCGGTCTGGCTGAATCACCAGCAGGTCAGGTTGCTGAAGCTTACCGGAACGGCGTTCGAGGCTCCTTCCGGGGGCTTCGAGCCCGTTGCGCTGCCCGAGCACGTCTGGCTCGCCCCCGGCGAGGCGCTGACCAACGCCGTGGCGTTTCCAAGCCTGCTGGAGAACAACCTGAAATACGAACCTGCCGAGGGCGTTACATACAACCGATTCGAGAACTTCATGGTGGTCTTCAACAGGTTCGGCGAGCTGGTTCGTTACCCCGGCGAAAACTGTTACTACCTCGACCGCACGCAGAAGTTCACTGAGAATCATGATGCTTATCCCTCCGTGGAGTACCCGCTGGGTCAGGATTCGTCGCTCTCGCTGATCGCCTATGATCGCAGGAGGTGGGAGAACGTCAACGACGACCTTGCGCGGCGCGATCTGCTGGCTCGCACGGGTGTGCCGATCTACATCAATCGTTTCAGCGGCGCGATTCTGGAGGAGAAGAGATGAAGAGAGCGGAGAACAGAAGACAGAAGTCAGAAGACAGGAGGCAGAATGCCGGAACGCCGCCGCGTTTTCAGTCATTCGCCCGCTGCGGCGGTTCTCCTGTCTCCTGTCTCCTGTTTCCCGGCTTCTCGCTGTTGGAGCTCATGATCGCCATCGTCATTCTGGGCATCGGCATGGTCATGGTCGCCACCATTTTCCCCATCGGCATCGACATGGCCGCCCAGACCGTCCAGATGAACATTGCCCAGTCGGTCGCCGACGCGGCGTTGGCCACGTTGAAGCTGAAAGTGCCCAGCATCTCGGACCTGACCGGTGATTCTGTGGCATCCTACCTGGTCTTTGCGCCGGATGTTACGGCAACCGACTTGGATACGGTCATAGACAATTCCGCCAACAACAACGACGTGCTCGCGTTGGCTCTGAGCGGGAAGAAATCAGGGCCGCCGCCGCCGCCGCTGACGGACTGGATGCCAGTGGACTCGCCCTGGGTTGTCGAATACGGCCCACCAGGCTTGAACATAGCGAGTTACCTGACCGGTATCTTTCCGGCAGGCGGTCCACCCAAAGTCCGTCTTTTCACCGAGACCACCGGCTGGACGGGCGAGAAGGGGGCAAGCGGGCCGGGTGGGGCGTGGGACTACGCCTACGTGATCCCGTCTCAGAATCTGCTGCTCAACTATCTTACCTGGCTATCACAAGGGAAGGATCCGCGTAGCTCGATGATCCCGCCCACGCTCGGGCAGGTTCCCGATGTCTATCCGGTGAACCTTGTCGATCAAGTCTATCCTCCCGTGCCGCTGATTGCGTTCGACCCCAAGAAGAACGAATATAAGAAGCGGCTTCCCGCTGATTTCATCCCCGACGTGGCCGGGCGGCGATACAGTTGGATCGGCATTCACCACGTTACCGATCCCACATCCGGCAGGGCGAGGTTCGTGGTCACGATTCTCGTGACGCACCGGAGCAGTCTGACAAACCGCTACGCTCGGCAGGCCGAGCCGTCCCAGGACAAGGTCGCGGGGTATAACCCTCGCTTCATCCAGCCGGATGATCGCAGGGAGCTGAGACTACCCAAACCGGATATGGATTCGCGCACGGATATGCTTTTCCCTCATCCTTGGCTGGTTCGTTTCGATCAGATCAACCTCGGTACCGGTGAAGTCCGCTGCACGCAGGCGGTGGCCGACCTGCTTCCACCCGGTTCGTACTTTGTTGCGGCTCGATCCGTTTATGCCTTCAATAGCAGCAACGAGCAGATCTTCCCGGCGGCGCTTGCTGCCGGGACCGCTTACGAGGTGTCGGCCCGTCAGGGGCAGAGGGGGAACCCCGACGACATCTGGACCTTGCAGATCAGGCGTCAGCCGCCGGTTGCCGGCGCGGCATCAGAGTGGATTCCGGAGAACCCGAGCAGTCCTCGGGAATTGGAAATCCCCTATGCGTGGGTGGTTTCGCCGGCCGTCGAGCGGGTGGGGACCGGTTACAGCTTCCAGGCCAAGTCGCCGGTGGCCGGTGTGTTCGTGAGGATGGTTGAGTAACTATGCGAACTGGAGAACCGAGAATCGAGAATGGCGAGTGGAGAAAGGGAACGCACGCCTCGGACGGGGTTCCCAATTCTTCATTCTTCATTCTCCATTCTTCATTTCGACGGGCCTTCACCCTGACCGAGCTTCTCGTCTCGCTGGTCATTCTCGTGGGCATGATGACGCTGATCGCGACGATTTTTGCCACGGCCGGCAAGTCCAGCGGCGCGGCCCAGGCTCAAGCCCGCATGCACCGCCAGCTTCTCCAGGCCGCCGACGCGATACTCGTTGACCTGACCAACACGCTGCCGGGCAAGGACGCTGCCGAGATTCCCAAGGGCGTCTTGGCCATCGCGGGTGTCACCATTGTTGCCCGCGACACCGTTCGATCCGCTGAGCTGCCTCACCGTGCCGACGTGCTGATGCTCCTGACGCAGCAGCAGTTTGAGCCCTTCATCTACCAGCATCCCCCTGCCGGCCAGACGCAGTTCGAACAGTACAAACAGGTCGTGTACGGTCACGCCGATTTCGGCGAGTTGAGTGCGGCCGGCGAGTGGCTCGGCGTCCCCAAATTCGTGGAAAAAGCGCTTGCCAAGCAGTGGTACGCTTCCGAGTGGCACCTCGCCCGCCGGGTGGTGGGTTTCCGCAAACCGCCCAGCGTGGTCGACGACTCGACGAACACGCGTGCCTGCCAGTGGCCGCTGGTGTCACCCGCGTTCCTTGGTAGTGACGCGACCAGAGCCGTCACCGATGTCTGGTACGACGTCAATAATACCATCACCTTCCCCGGCATCCTCGGTTGGATGAACCCGGGGTTCTATGCATACGATCGCAGCGGCTCGTCATCCGGCGGATTCGGTCTTTACGAGTGCTATATCGAGAGGAAGGCCGACAGTTCTTCCGGATCCGGAGGCGGTTTCTTCCGAGTTGACAGGCGGCAGCAGGGTGAGTTTCTGTTGGAAAAAGACCCTTCAGATTCGCGCGTCTATTGGTGGAAGCGCCCCAGCGCCACAGGCTTGTGGAAGCGAACAGATGCGCGCCGCACACCGCCGGACATCTCGTACATGCCGGACCAGCCGAAGCCTAATCCGGTTGTCCCGTCCGATTATGTCAGGAGGGGATCGTCAGATTCCGTGCATTTCTGGCCCGACTGGTTCTACGCTCCGGATCGCGTTAAGAACCCGCTGACAGATTCTTTTCGCACGCGACTGGATCCTACGCCGCCGCCGGGCATGCCGCAGCGGACCGCGGCTTATTTCCTGCCTTCGTGCTCGGAGTTCAAGGTCGAGTTCACCTATGACGACCCGAGCGAGATCGCCGTCGATCCGGCCAAAGGTCAGCCGATCCTTGCGGACACCAACGGCGATGGGCATGTGGGGGAGCCGTACGACGCGGGGGCCCTGCATGACGCGCCGGCCGCCTCGCCGATTAACTGGGAGACCGTTCCGCCGGGTCACATCTTTGTCTGGACGGGCTTGCCGACCGATCCCAATGTCTATGATGATCTTCGCAACCGCACCTTCCCCTATCGCTGGCCTCGGGCCTTGCGGATCACCATCCGGGCCTACGCCCCCGGCGGAGCTTTGGATTACCCAATCACGCATACCCTGATACACGTGTGGAAGTGAAGCGGTGAGCATTCATCGCGCAGCCGTTACTGCGGGTGTGGCCTGCGGCAGGCTCTCAGCTTGCTTGGTCGAATCCCCAACGAGACCGTGCGGCGGGTTGTTCTATGAAGCATGAACGTCAGACGATGCAGAGCGCGGCCGTCCGCGGCGTTCGTTGACGGCGGTTTATGCAAGCTTGCCGGACTTGAGGAAGTACTCCATAAGCTCGTGGCCGGGGTCGATTCGGAGCCCTGATTCCTCGGCCTGGGATTCGGTGAAGCGTTCGGAGCGATCGGGGGCGACGCCGGTGCCGACCATGCAGAACGGCGGCGGAACCGCGGAGTGGGTTTTCTTGATTACCGGGGTGGGATGATCTGGGGCGATCAGGATGCGCCACTTGTCGAAGCTCTTGAGCTTGTCGAGGAGCGGGCCCACGATGTGCTCGTCGATTTCCTCGATGGCCTTGACCTTGGCGGCGGCGTCGCCGTTATGGCCGGCCTCGTCGGGGGCCTCGATGTGTACCACAATCATGTCCATTTCATCGAGGGCCGCGGCCGCCGCCTCGCCCTTGCCTCGGTAGTTGGTGTCGATGTAGCCGGTGGCTCCTGGGACCTGGATGAGCTTCCAGCCGATGCTCAGAGCGATGCCGCGAATAAGATCGACGGCGGTGATGGCCGACGCCCGCAGGCCGTATTTCTCCTGGAAGCTCGGTAGCCTGGGTTTTCCGCCCTGACCCCACAGCCAGATGGACGTGGCCGGGTTCTCGCCCAGATCACGTCTGACGATGTTGACGTCGTGGTTGGCGAGGATTTCCTGCGATTTGGCGATCAGCTCCCGCAATTCGTCGCTGCCCTTGCCGGTGGGCAGATAGCCGGCGACCTCCTCGCCGGGGATATCGTGCGGCGGCTGGCAGTTGACCTTCATCGAGATGCCGCCCTTGACCACCATCAGATGCCGGTAGCCGACGCCGACGTGGAACGAAATACGATCGTTTCCCAGAGCGGATTGCAGGTCGTTGATGACCTGGGTGGCCTCGGCCTGGGAGATATGTCCGGCCGAGAAATCTTCCATGCGCCCGTCGATGATGGTGACCAGGTTGCAGCGGAAGACGAGGTCGTCAGGGCCAAGGCTGATGTTGTTGGCAACCGCTTCAAGGGGCGCCCGGCCGGTGTAGTGGGCCCTGACGTCATAGCCGATGACGCTGAGCGTGGCCACGTCGCTGCCGGGAGTGAAATCTTCGGGGATGGTGCGGACGAGGCCGGACCGCCCGGTGGCCGCGATCCAGTTCATGTTCGGGATGCGGGCCGCTTCCAAGGCGGTCTTGCCGTCGAGCTGCGGGATTGGCTCGTCGGCGGCCCCGTCGGGCAGTATGATTGCGTACTTCATGTCGGATACTCTTCGTGTTCCTCAACCACCCGGATCATGACCGGTGACTCGCGCACGATATCGAGCGAACCGATTTCTTTCAACGCCGCCTGGACGTGGCCCTCCTGGGCGACGTCGGTCAGCACCACGACGGTCGCGGTTCTGTCGCCGGGCACCTGCGGCGTCTCATGCTGAGTGACGGCCTTGAGACTGATCTGCCGGTCACCGAAAACCCTGGTGAACGCGGCCATCACGCCGGGGCGATCCACGACCTTAAGCCGGATGTAGTAGCGCGAGCGAAGCTGTTCCATCGGCACGTACTTGGGCGGGCCGGTCACGTCGCTGAGCACTCGAAAGCGCTCGAAGGTCCGGCCGGCGTTGCCGATGGCGATGTCGACGATGTCGGCCACGACGGCGCTGGCGGTCGGCTTGCTGCCGGCTCCGCGACCGTAGAAGAGCGCGTGGCCGACCCAATTGCCATAGACGCTGACGGCGTTGAACGAGCCGCTGGTCGAGGCCAGCGGGTGCTTTTTTGAAACGAACGAGGGATGAACTCTCAGGCTGATGCCGTCGTCGGTCCGCTGAGCGATGCCCAACAGCTTGCAGACGTAGCCCAGTTCCCTGCCGGCGGCCAGGTCGATCGCATCGAGCTGATCGATACCCTCGATGTGCAGGGCCCCGAAGTCCACGTCGCAGCAGAAGGCCAGCGATGCCAAGACGGCGAGCTTGTGGGCGGTATCGGTGCCGTTGACGTCAAGCGTCGGGTCCAGCTCGGCGTAGCCGGCGGCCTGGGCCTCAGCGAGCGCCATTGCGTAGGGTTTGCCGTTCCGGCTCATCTCGCTAAGGATGTAGTTGCAGGTGCCGTTGAGAATGCCGTAGATGGCGTTGATGCGGTTGGCGATCAGACCGGTGCGCAGCGGCAGAATCAGCGGGATGCCCCCGCCGACGCTTGCCTCAAACGCCACGCAGCAATTGTTCCGCCGGGCGGTCGCGTAGATCTCCCTGCCGTGCTTGGCCAACAGGGCCTTGTTGGCGGTCACCACGCTCTTGCCTGCGTTGAGTGCCGCCAGCACGAAGTCTTTGGCGACGGTCGTTCCGCCGACCAGCTCAACCACCACATTGATGGTTTTGTCGTTGAAGACGTCGGAGGCGCTGGTGCTGACCAGCCCGACCGGGACGTTGACCTTGGCGGCCTGGGCGGGGTCCTTGTCCACGACGCGGGCCAGTTCCAGCCGAACGCCGGTCTTTCGCTCGATTTCGGCGGCCTCGGCCTGGATGATGCGGACCACGCCCTGTCCGACCGTTCCGCAGCCGATCAGTCCGATTCTGAAAACATCACTCATTGACCGTGCCTCCACACGATCTCCCCTCTCCCCCTTCATAAGGGAGAGTCGCAGGGGGTCGCTCTCCGGCAAACTAAAGCTGTCAGCAATCAGCCGTCAGCGTTCAGCCAAGCTGGGGGCCGA
This genomic window from Phycisphaerae bacterium contains:
- a CDS encoding arylsulfatase, translated to MRVPSLIVATVISAVTALPIGLQAAESRPNVVLIMTDDQGYGDFGCTGNPVIRTPHIDSLYADSARMTDFYVSPVCTPTRACLLTGRYNYRTRALDTYIGRAMMEPQEVTIAEVLRDAGYATGIFGKWHLGDCYPMRAMDQGFEESLVHRGGGIGQPSDPPGGEGKYTDPILFHNGHPEPQKGYCTDVYFDAALKWMKACVERKRPFFAYIPTNAPHDPLHDIPQQIYERYKAIDLSPVVLTRDGGKPTKEELDRVARVFAMITNIDENVGKLVAGLDRLGVAKDTMVIFLTDNGPASRRYVGPFRGTKADVHDGGVRTLLLVRWPGRLKAGHTSDRIAAHIDILPTLLEACGLPVPNGLKLDGRSILPLLEGRQVDWPDRTLFIQTHRGDVPILYHHFMARNQDWKLVNASGFAHEEWAGPPQFELYRIVEDPREEKNLAAERPEVVEQLKKEYEAWFRDVSSTRPDNYAPPRIHIGTTHENPVTLTRQDWRRVDSDKRGYGVRGKWLLHVAKAGSYRMLMRLQPEPAAGQVRLTIGGYEKTAPVTADAKEIVFEGVSLSEGDVELRADVTRGDKAVGPWQVDVSW
- the uvrA gene encoding excinuclease ABC subunit UvrA encodes the protein MTLIAGNTDRFIRIQGARQHNLRNISLNIPRDRFVVITGLSGSGKSSLAFDTIHAEGQRKYIETLSAYARQFLQQMTKPDVDHIEGLPPTIAIEQRTGGMNPRSTVATTTEIYDYLRLLMARVGEPHCWVCGQRIDRYSPQEIVDTVMALPPNTRIMVLAPVVRGQRGTHQEVLQQIRREGFVRIRVDGRVYDVKEPPSLAKTRKHTIEVVIDRLTVKPGTNIRLAESVSLALNLGGETVIIAFDRGQGTWQERMYSSRFACPKHPQASVPDLSPGLFSFNSPHGACPTCDGLGHVPEFDEDLVVADASLSLAQGAIDAWQHSGKQLNIFYRKMLNEFCESFKVPPDVPYKNLPAEIRRILMYGTNKETAAKYGARFEGVLPNLKRRWETTDNESVKQRLHEFLSERPCEACGGARLRPEALAVKVGGKNLHDITRMTIEQSHAFFGGLKLTGERTIIASQILREVIQRLRFMIDVGVGYLGLDRASSTLSGGEAQRIRLATQVGSGMVGVCYVLDEPTIGLHPRDNGKLIGTLRRMTDAGNTVLVVEHDEETIRAADYLIDMGPGAGSHGGQVVAAGPINEVLRHPESITAKYLRGEVTIPLPEKRRKVVLAQSIQIKGAAENNLKHIDVTIPVGCFVCITGVSGSGKSTLINEVFLKGLRRLLGQSRAPAGKHEQIIGASRVDKVVQIDQSPIGRTPRSNPCTYTGAFDLIRALFARTREAKIRGYRPSRFSFNVKGGRCEACQGQGTKRIEMHFLPDVFVDCDLCKGRRYNRETLEVRYRGKSIADVLDMRVEESIPFFANFERIKHLLLALDDVGLSYMTLGQSSTTLSGGEAQRVKLAAELGKPATDHTLYVLDEPTTGLHFADVHNLLRVLNRLVDKGNSLVVIEHNLEVIKCADWIIDLGPEGGDAGGQVVAAGRPEEIARDERSHTGRFLRSRLATT
- a CDS encoding type II secretion system protein, which produces MRLRAVRAFSLVEMIAVISIIAVLLSLAVVGVMGVLNSSKAKGTLATMIALKLAIEEFADDRSMASGRGDPRSTTGPDPRKEWRLPAPDNTLGYKAYFGSLPPTPIAQIDLDNPTAPLLNEDIPDQAQQASRQFSNMVRAYLQGANAGPIGREGLLPNGIDVKWRSPKQDPTGEDYASIECLVLFLSQMSTRSRAMMNKLPEACKSDNLDLDRAVLAGTGNYAALYEITDAWDKPLRWAVRRQTSDLVRWELRSAGKDGKFDVGGAFAPIGRTDDVVLQGP
- a CDS encoding prepilin-type N-terminal cleavage/methylation domain-containing protein, translated to MANGKPTQAAAPKLLALGYRLSVGASSRRSVALNPGPRLTRSGDAKAGSLNPFLASAFTLTELLVVLGILAIVAALAVPALGPMFTSNQTASAISTLSSMLVNAQTIARAQDTAVALRIERAFKTNDSKLMVNIQGLTPYETGIKRADMLKRFIPPPVWLNHQQVRLLKLTGTAFEAPSGGFEPVALPEHVWLAPGEALTNAVAFPSLLENNLKYEPAEGVTYNRFENFMVVFNRFGELVRYPGENCYYLDRTQKFTENHDAYPSVEYPLGQDSSLSLIAYDRRRWENVNDDLARRDLLARTGVPIYINRFSGAILEEKR
- a CDS encoding type II secretion system protein, which produces MKRAENRRQKSEDRRQNAGTPPRFQSFARCGGSPVSCLLFPGFSLLELMIAIVILGIGMVMVATIFPIGIDMAAQTVQMNIAQSVADAALATLKLKVPSISDLTGDSVASYLVFAPDVTATDLDTVIDNSANNNDVLALALSGKKSGPPPPPLTDWMPVDSPWVVEYGPPGLNIASYLTGIFPAGGPPKVRLFTETTGWTGEKGASGPGGAWDYAYVIPSQNLLLNYLTWLSQGKDPRSSMIPPTLGQVPDVYPVNLVDQVYPPVPLIAFDPKKNEYKKRLPADFIPDVAGRRYSWIGIHHVTDPTSGRARFVVTILVTHRSSLTNRYARQAEPSQDKVAGYNPRFIQPDDRRELRLPKPDMDSRTDMLFPHPWLVRFDQINLGTGEVRCTQAVADLLPPGSYFVAARSVYAFNSSNEQIFPAALAAGTAYEVSARQGQRGNPDDIWTLQIRRQPPVAGAASEWIPENPSSPRELEIPYAWVVSPAVERVGTGYSFQAKSPVAGVFVRMVE